The sequence CCGACTTGGCGCCTTGGCGAATGGAGGTGCGGTTGCAGTCCATGGCGGTGTCGCCACCACCCAGGACCACCACGCGCTTGCCCTTCATGTCGATGAAGTCCTCGGCGGACTTCTCGAAGCCGAGGTTGCGGTTGACGTTGGCGATCAGGAAGTCCAGCGCGTCATGCACGCCCGGCAGGTCCTCGCCCGGGAAACCGCCCTTCATGTAGGTGTAGGTGCCCATGCCCATGAAGACCGCATCGAATTCCTCGAGCAGCTGGTCCATGGTCACGTCCTTGCCCACCTCGGTGTTCAGGCGGAACTCGACGCCCATGCCGCCGAAGACTTCGCGGCGACGGCTGAGCACGTGTTTCTCGAGCTTGAACTCGGGGATGCCGAAGGTCAGCAGGCCGCCGATTTCCGGGTTCTTGTCGAACACCACCGGGGTCACGCCGTTGCGCACCAGCACGTCGGCGCAGCCCAGGCCCGCAGGGCCCGCGCCGATCACGGCAACGCGCTTGCCGGTGGGCTTGACCTTGGACATGTCCGGACGCCAGCCCATGGCGAAGGCGGTGTCGGTGATGTACTTCTCCACCGAACCGATGGTCACCGCGCCGAAGCCGTCGTTGAGGGTGCAGGCACCCTCGCAGAGACGGTCCTGCGGGCACACCCGGCCGCAGACTTCCGGCAGGGTGTTGGTCTGGTGCGACAGTTCGGCGGCGGCCAGGATGTTGCCTTCCGAGACCAGCTTCAGCCAGTTCGGAATGAAGTTGTGCACCGGGCACTTCCACTCGCAATACGGGTTACCGCAGCCAAGGCAGCGGTGAGCCTGGTCAGCCGCTTGCTGCGGCTTGAACAGGTCATGGATCTCGACGAATTCCTTCTTGCGCTGACGCAAGAGTTTCTTCTTCGGATCCTTGCGCCCGACCTCGATGAACTGGAAGTCGTTGTTCAGACGTTCAGTCATTAAAAAAACCTCATCAAACCACTTCAGGCGCTGTTGTTATTGCGGGTTGGCACGGGTGCTGGAGAGCAGCGAGGCGAGGCTCGCGGCCTTCGGCTTGACCAGCCAGAACTTGCGCAGGTAATCGTCCAGGTTTTCCAGCAGGTGGGCACCCCAGTCGCTGGCGGTTTCCTTGACGTATTCCACCAGCACGCTGTGCAGGTGGCTACGGTAGGCCTCCATGGACTCGTTGCTGATGCGCTGGATTTCCACCAGTTCGTGGTTGACCCGGTCGACGAAGCTGTTGTCCTGGTCGAGCACGTAGGCGAAGCCGCCGGTCATGCCGGAACCGAAGTTGTAGCCGGTCTTGCCGAGCACGCAGACGAAACCGCCGGTCATGTATTCGCAGCAGTGGTCGCCAGTGCCTTCCACCACGGTGTGGGCGCCGGAGTTACGCACCGCGAAGCGCTCGCCCGCGGTACCCGCGGCGAACAGCTTGCCGCCGGTGGCGCCGTAGAGGCAGGTGTTGCCGACGATGGCCGACTCCTGGCTCTTGAACGGGCTGCCCTTGGGCGGGGTGATCACCACCTTGCCGCCGGTCATGCCCTTGCCCACGTAGTCGTTGGCGTCGCCTTCCAGGTACAGGTTCAGGCCGCCGGCGTTCCACACGCCGAAGCTCTGACCGGCGGTGCCGCGGAAGCGGAAGGTCACCGGTTTGTCCTTCATGCCCTGGTTGCCATGGCGACGGGCGATCTCGCCGGAGATCCGCGCGCCGATGGAACGGTCGCAGTTGCAGATATCCAGGTCGTAGACGCCGCCGGTCTTGCCTTCGACGGCAGCCTTGGCGATGTCCCACATCTTCTCGGCCAGCAGGCCCGGGTCGAAGGGCGGGTTCTTCTCGACTTCGCAGAACTGCGGCTTGTCGGCCGGCACGTGCGCGCTGCCGAGCAGCGGGCTGAGGTCCAGGTGGCCCTGTTTCTCGGTGTCGCCGGGGAGCATTTCCAGCAGGTCGGTACGGCCGATCAGTTCGCTCAGGCTACGTACACCCAGCTTGGCCAGCCACTCACGGGTTTCTTCGGCGATGTAGGTGAAGAAGTTCATCACCATTTCGACGGTGCCGATGAAGTGGTCCTTGCGCAGCTTGTCGTTCTGGGTGGCGACGCCGGTGGCGCAGTTGTTCAGGTGGCAGATGCGCAGGTACTTGCAGCCCAGGGCGATCATCGGCGCGGTGCCGAAGCCGAAGCTTTCGGCGCCGAGGATGGCCGCCTTGATCACGTCGAGGCCGGTTTTCAGGCCGCCGTCGGTCTGCACCCGTACCTTGCCGCGCAGGTCGTTGCCGCGCAGGGTCTGGTGGGTTTCCGCCAGGCCCAGTTCCCACGGGCTGCCGGCGTACTTGATGGAGGTCAGCGGCGATGCGCCGGTACCGCCGTCGTAGCCGGAGATGGTGATCAGGTCGGCGTAGGCCTTGGCCACGCCGGCGGCGATGGTGCCCACGCCGGCCTCTGCCACGAGCTTCACCGAGACCAGGGCCTGCGGGTTGACCTGCTTGAGGTCATAGATCAGCTGCGCCAGGTCTTCGATGGAGTAGATGTCGTGGTGCGGCGGCGGCGAGATCAGGGTCACACCGGGTACCGCGTAGCGCAGGCGGGCGATCAGGCCGTTGACCTTGCCGCCGGGCAGCTGGCCGCCCTCGCCGGGCTTGGCGCCCTGGGCCACCTTGATCTGCAGCACTTCGGCGTTGACCAGGTACTCGGGGGTGACGCCGAAGCGGCCGGTGGCCACCTGCTTGATCTTGGAGCTCTTGACCGTGCCGTAGCGCGCCGGGTCTTCACCGCCCTCACCGGAGTTGGAGCGGCCGCCCAGGCGGTTCATGGCCTCGGCCAGGGCCTCGTGGGCCTCCGGCGAGAGCGCGCCCAGGGAGATGCCCGCGGCGTCGAAGCGCTTGAAGATGGATTCCAGCGGTTCGATCTCGTCGAGGGACAGCGGCTGGTCGGCCACCTTCACCTTGAGCAGGTCGCGCAGCATCGATACCGGACGGTTGTCCACCAGCGCGGTGTATTCCTTGAACTTCTCGTAGTCGCCCTGCTGCACGGCGGCCTGCAGGGTGTTGACCACGTCCGGGTTGTAGGCGTGGTACTCGCCGCCGTAGACGAACTTCAGCAGGCCACCCTGCTGGATCGCCTTGCGGTTGTTCCAGGCTTCATTGGCCAGCAGCTTCTGCTCGGACTCGATGTCGACGAAGCGCGCGCCCTTGATGCGGCTGGCGACGCCACGGAAGCTCAGATCCACCACTTCCTCGGACAGGCCGATGGCCTCGAACAGCTGCGCACCGCGGTAGGACGCGATGGTGGAGATGCCCATCTTCGAGAGGATCTTCAGCAGGCCCTTGGAGATGCCCTTGCGGTAGTGCTTGAAGACTTCGTAGAGGTCGCCCAGCACTTCGCCGGTGCGGATCAGGTCGGCCAGTACCTCGTAGGCGAGGAAGGGGTACACGGCGGAGGCGCCGAAGCCCACCAGCACGGCGAAGTGGTGCGGGTCACGGGCGGTGGCGGTCTCGACCAGGATATTGCAGTCGCAACGCAGGCCCTTCTCCACCAGGCGGTGGTGCACGGCGCCAACGGCCAGGGAGGCGTGGGC is a genomic window of Pseudomonas resinovorans NBRC 106553 containing:
- a CDS encoding FAD-dependent oxidoreductase, whose amino-acid sequence is MTERLNNDFQFIEVGRKDPKKKLLRQRKKEFVEIHDLFKPQQAADQAHRCLGCGNPYCEWKCPVHNFIPNWLKLVSEGNILAAAELSHQTNTLPEVCGRVCPQDRLCEGACTLNDGFGAVTIGSVEKYITDTAFAMGWRPDMSKVKPTGKRVAVIGAGPAGLGCADVLVRNGVTPVVFDKNPEIGGLLTFGIPEFKLEKHVLSRRREVFGGMGVEFRLNTEVGKDVTMDQLLEEFDAVFMGMGTYTYMKGGFPGEDLPGVHDALDFLIANVNRNLGFEKSAEDFIDMKGKRVVVLGGGDTAMDCNRTSIRQGAKSVTCAYRRDEENMPGSRKEVKNAKEEGVKFLFNRQPIAIVGEDKVEGVKVVETRLGEPDARGRRSPEPIPGSEEIIPAEAVLIAFGFRPSPAPWFEQFDISIDNQGRVVAPAQSQFKHQTSNPKIFAGGDMVRGSDLVVTAIFEGRTAAEGILDYLGV
- the gltB gene encoding glutamate synthase large subunit, with product MKAGLYHPDEFKDNCGFGLIAHMQGEASHHLLNTAIEALTCMTHRGGINADGKTGDGCGLLIQKPDLFLRAIAKETFGVDLPDQYAVGMVFFNQDPVRAEAARENMNREIERAGLQLVGWRKVPVDTSVLGRLALERLPQIEQVFIGGAGLSDQEMAVKLFSARRRSSVANAADADHYICSFSNKTIIYKGLMMPADLQQFYPDLGDERLQTAICVFHQRFSTNTLPKWPLAQPFRFLAHNGEINTITGNRNWAVARRTKFANEQLPDIDELGPLVNRVGSDSSSMDNMLELMVTGGIDLFRGVRMIIPPAWQNMETMDADLRAFYEYNSMHMEPWDGPAGVVLTDGRYAVCLLDRNGLRPARWVTTKNGYITLASEIGVWDYKPEEVLAKGRVGPGQILAVDTETGQILNTGDIDSRLKSRHPYKQWLRQSAVRIQAKLDDDHGVASYDSDQLKQYMKMFQVTFEERDQVLRPLAEQGQEAVGSMGDDTPMAVLSQRVRSPFDYFRQQFAQVTNPPIDPLREAIVMSLEICLGAERNIFSESPDHATRVILSSPVISPAKWSALMSLDRPGFERQIIDLNYDESLGLEAAVRNMADQAEEAVRAGKVLLVLTDRHIAPGKLPAHASLAVGAVHHRLVEKGLRCDCNILVETATARDPHHFAVLVGFGASAVYPFLAYEVLADLIRTGEVLGDLYEVFKHYRKGISKGLLKILSKMGISTIASYRGAQLFEAIGLSEEVVDLSFRGVASRIKGARFVDIESEQKLLANEAWNNRKAIQQGGLLKFVYGGEYHAYNPDVVNTLQAAVQQGDYEKFKEYTALVDNRPVSMLRDLLKVKVADQPLSLDEIEPLESIFKRFDAAGISLGALSPEAHEALAEAMNRLGGRSNSGEGGEDPARYGTVKSSKIKQVATGRFGVTPEYLVNAEVLQIKVAQGAKPGEGGQLPGGKVNGLIARLRYAVPGVTLISPPPHHDIYSIEDLAQLIYDLKQVNPQALVSVKLVAEAGVGTIAAGVAKAYADLITISGYDGGTGASPLTSIKYAGSPWELGLAETHQTLRGNDLRGKVRVQTDGGLKTGLDVIKAAILGAESFGFGTAPMIALGCKYLRICHLNNCATGVATQNDKLRKDHFIGTVEMVMNFFTYIAEETREWLAKLGVRSLSELIGRTDLLEMLPGDTEKQGHLDLSPLLGSAHVPADKPQFCEVEKNPPFDPGLLAEKMWDIAKAAVEGKTGGVYDLDICNCDRSIGARISGEIARRHGNQGMKDKPVTFRFRGTAGQSFGVWNAGGLNLYLEGDANDYVGKGMTGGKVVITPPKGSPFKSQESAIVGNTCLYGATGGKLFAAGTAGERFAVRNSGAHTVVEGTGDHCCEYMTGGFVCVLGKTGYNFGSGMTGGFAYVLDQDNSFVDRVNHELVEIQRISNESMEAYRSHLHSVLVEYVKETASDWGAHLLENLDDYLRKFWLVKPKAASLASLLSSTRANPQ